In one Echinicola marina genomic region, the following are encoded:
- a CDS encoding ABC transporter substrate-binding protein, translated as MSRSNSALIFILLLAFACSPKTSKNESPSLKEIQLDHAVGFKIFQGEGFKLIEVPHAFPGEHKPFSYLVKEAKDIQIPDKQFDAVIDADVQKIILTSTTQIPHLDRLGISDKLIAFPNLDLISSKKIRQHIAKEQVQELGGGAKFNIEKIIDLQPDLVVISTLGDNMKDLQLLSKAHIPNVINGDYLEQHPLGRAEWIKFTGALTGQLEKATELYNEVKSTYENLKKSIEMADLDSIPSVLSGNMYKDIWYAPSGNNWGAIFLKDAGSEYIFKEDLSSGSLQLSYEYVLDKGINADVWISTAEFTDLESMENADHRYTQFNAFQKGQVYTFSLTRGPTGGLEYFELGYSRPDIILKDLIKIFHPEQLPGYKPYFYQKLN; from the coding sequence ATGTCAAGATCAAACTCAGCTCTTATTTTTATCCTTTTGCTAGCTTTTGCCTGTTCTCCAAAAACAAGTAAAAATGAAAGTCCTTCCCTGAAAGAAATCCAACTGGATCATGCTGTCGGTTTCAAAATATTTCAAGGTGAAGGATTCAAACTCATCGAAGTCCCACATGCTTTCCCCGGTGAACATAAACCATTCAGCTATTTGGTAAAAGAAGCAAAAGACATTCAAATTCCAGATAAGCAATTCGATGCTGTCATCGATGCCGATGTTCAAAAAATCATCCTCACCTCTACCACCCAAATCCCTCATTTGGACAGACTGGGGATAAGTGATAAACTTATAGCTTTCCCTAATTTGGACTTAATTTCATCAAAAAAAATCAGGCAGCATATTGCCAAAGAACAAGTTCAGGAACTGGGGGGAGGAGCAAAATTCAACATTGAAAAAATAATAGATCTCCAGCCGGACCTGGTAGTTATTTCTACCCTTGGAGACAATATGAAAGACCTTCAGTTGCTTAGCAAAGCACATATTCCCAATGTTATTAATGGAGATTATCTCGAACAACATCCGCTTGGCAGGGCTGAATGGATAAAGTTTACTGGTGCACTGACCGGGCAACTGGAAAAAGCCACAGAACTGTACAATGAAGTAAAAAGCACCTACGAAAATCTAAAAAAAAGCATCGAGATGGCAGACCTTGACTCCATCCCGAGCGTCTTAAGCGGTAATATGTACAAGGATATCTGGTATGCACCCTCAGGAAATAATTGGGGAGCAATTTTCCTTAAAGATGCGGGCAGTGAATATATTTTCAAAGAGGATTTGAGTTCAGGCAGCCTCCAACTCAGTTATGAGTATGTTTTGGACAAAGGGATCAATGCAGACGTATGGATCAGCACTGCAGAATTTACAGATCTTGAGAGCATGGAAAATGCTGACCATCGCTACACCCAGTTCAATGCTTTTCAAAAAGGACAGGTATATACATTTTCTCTAACCAGAGGTCCGACTGGTGGGTTGGAATATTTTGAATTGGGGTATTCCAGGCCGGATATCATCTTAAAGGATTTGATAAAAATCTTTCACCCTGAGCAATTACCTGGCTACAAGCCTTATTTTTACCAGAAACTAAACTAG
- a CDS encoding iron ABC transporter permease gives MQSANKHTRLLLFSGSILVVCLFLVNIAVGSVHIPIEELLGGLLGNPMSKLSWATILFEYRIPKAITALLVGTSLALSGLQMQTFFRNPLAGPYVLGISSGAGLGVAILILGGSAFGWSLTGNAGNYLTWGVWGVIISGSLGAITVLLLMSLTAWKIKDSMSLLIIGLMFGSASGAVVSVLSYFGNAEDLKLFTIWTMGSLGGISGSQLYILSLVCLTGIIPVLLMVKSYNAMLMGERYATSMGINIKSLRWTMIISTGILAGSATAFCGPIAFVGIAVPHLARMVFRTGDHKILFPASALIGAAFLLASDAISQLPGSAETLPINVITSLFGAPLVIWLILKRNFSSEF, from the coding sequence TTGCAATCAGCAAACAAACATACCAGATTATTACTGTTCTCGGGATCAATTCTGGTGGTATGCCTATTCCTCGTCAATATTGCTGTTGGTTCTGTCCATATTCCAATAGAAGAATTGCTGGGAGGACTATTAGGAAACCCAATGAGTAAACTTAGTTGGGCCACCATACTTTTTGAATATAGGATCCCAAAAGCCATCACTGCCCTACTAGTCGGCACATCCTTGGCGCTCAGTGGACTTCAAATGCAAACCTTTTTCCGAAATCCATTGGCTGGCCCTTATGTTTTGGGTATCAGTTCTGGAGCAGGACTGGGCGTTGCCATCTTAATCTTAGGAGGTAGTGCATTCGGGTGGTCCTTAACCGGTAACGCTGGAAATTATCTCACTTGGGGTGTATGGGGAGTAATAATTTCAGGAAGCCTAGGTGCCATTACCGTTTTATTATTGATGAGTTTGACCGCCTGGAAAATCAAAGACAGCATGAGCCTACTGATCATTGGGCTCATGTTTGGCAGTGCCTCAGGAGCCGTGGTCAGCGTACTTTCCTATTTTGGAAATGCAGAGGACCTTAAATTGTTTACGATCTGGACGATGGGAAGCCTGGGAGGAATAAGTGGCAGCCAGTTATATATACTAAGCTTGGTCTGTCTTACAGGAATTATACCCGTATTGCTTATGGTAAAATCTTATAATGCCATGCTGATGGGAGAAAGATATGCCACCAGCATGGGAATCAACATAAAATCCCTCAGATGGACGATGATCATCAGTACAGGTATTTTGGCTGGTAGTGCAACCGCTTTCTGTGGCCCCATTGCATTTGTTGGCATCGCAGTGCCCCATTTGGCAAGAATGGTTTTCAGGACAGGAGATCATAAGATTCTATTCCCTGCCTCTGCATTAATAGGTGCTGCCTTTTTACTGGCAAGTGACGCCATCAGCCAGCTACCAGGCTCTGCTGAAACCCTCCCCATCAATGTGATCACTTCCCTTTTTGGGGCGCCATTAGTCATTTGGTTAATTTTAAAGAGAAACTTTAGCAGTGAATTTTGA
- a CDS encoding nucleotidyltransferase substrate binding protein — protein MKTQPITCEKYFEDFSSSLAELQEVIEEIKIRGINRKSEQHLHRSFELTHELALNTMTEYFKDQGRPPYSGSRDVTLDAFDEELIDDGKGWLDMIICRIKATSLYTEDIDKALTQNIIKSYIQLFENFEKHMKSILT, from the coding sequence ATGAAGACCCAGCCAATAACCTGCGAAAAATACTTTGAAGACTTTTCCAGCTCACTAGCAGAACTGCAAGAAGTAATTGAAGAAATCAAAATCAGAGGTATCAATCGCAAATCAGAACAACATCTTCATCGCTCCTTTGAACTTACCCATGAGCTTGCCCTTAACACCATGACTGAATATTTCAAGGATCAGGGTCGTCCTCCTTATTCTGGATCAAGAGATGTAACCTTGGACGCATTTGATGAAGAATTGATTGATGATGGCAAAGGTTGGCTGGACATGATCATCTGCCGGATTAAAGCGACTTCACTGTACACTGAAGATATTGACAAGGCATTGACACAAAATATAATAAAAAGCTACATTCAACTATTTGAAAATTTTGAAAAGCACATGAAAAGCATTCTTACATAA